From Leopardus geoffroyi isolate Oge1 chromosome B4, O.geoffroyi_Oge1_pat1.0, whole genome shotgun sequence, a single genomic window includes:
- the SULT4A1 gene encoding sulfotransferase 4A1: MAESEAETPSTPGEFESKYFEFHGVRLPPFCRGKMEEIANFPVRPSDVWIVTYPKSGTSLLQEVVYLVSQGADPDEIGLMNIDEQLPVLEYPQPGLDIIKELTSPRLIKSHLPYRFLPSDLHNGDSKVIYMARNPKDLVVSYYQFHRSLRTMSYRGTFQEFCRRFMNDKLGYGSWFEHVQEFWEHRMDSNVLFLKYEDMHRDLVTMVEQLARFLGVSCDKAQLEALSEHCHQLVDQCCNAEALPVGRGRVGLWKDIFTVSMNEKFDLVYKQKMGKCDLTFDFYL; this comes from the exons atgGCGGAGAGCGAGGCCGAGACCCCCAGCACCCCGGGCGAGTTCGAGAGCAAGTACTTCGAGTTCCACGGCGTGCGGCTGCCGCCCTTCTGCCGCGGGAAGATGGAGGAGATCGCCAACTTCCCGGTGCGGCCCAGCGACGTGTGGATCGTCACCTACCCCAAGTCCG gcACCAGCTTGCTGCAGGAGGTGGTCTACTTGGTGAGCCAGGGGGCCGACCCTGATGAGATCGGCTTGATGAACATCGATGAGCAGCTCCCGGTCCTGGAGTACCCACAGCCGGGCCTGGACATCATCAAG GAGCTGACGTCGCCTCGCCTCATCAAGAGTCACCTCCCCTACCGCTTCCTGCCCTCCGATCTCCACAACGGCGATTCTAAG GTCATCTACATGGCTCGGAACCCCAAGGACCTGGTGGTGTCCTACTACCAATTCCACCGCTCCCTGCGGACCATGAGCTACCGGGGCACTTTCCAGGAGTTCTGCCGGAGGTTCATGAACGACAAGC TGGGTTACGGCTCCTGGTTTGAGCACGTGCAGGAGTTCTGGGAGCATCGCATGGACTCGAACGTGCTTTTCCTCAAGTATGAAGACATGCACCGG GACCTGGTGACGATGGTGGAGCAGCTGGCCAGATTCCTGGGGGTGTCCTGTGACAAGGCACAGCTGGAGGCCCTGAGCGAGCACTGCCACCAGCTGGTGGACCAGTGCTGCAACGCCGAGGCCCTGCCCGTGGGCCGGG GGAGAGTCGGGCTGTGGAAGGACATCTTCACTGTCTCCATGAACGAGAAGTTTGACTTGGTGTACAAACAGAAGATGGGGAAGTGTGACCTGAcgtttgacttttatttataa